gacgggattattttttaaaacgaaaacgcaaaatctctgttttcaaaaatactcgtgtacgtgtggacgtagcctcagaagctcgtacaaattccaaaacatgtagaaaagacaacagaagtgctccagaatgctaggcgcacagtgttgagcttttgttacctagaggctacacaagccagcaagtaccaacgaccggatttggtgtgtggtagtagcaggtaaatgaacatttttttttttaattatttgattatatatgagtgcttgtgtataaatacacaaacaacacacatatgctttcaattgtgtaatttaagtgatctaggtagctctgttttggaagttcagttcatGCTAGAAATGTGCGACGTGTtctgtctctaggggccaccgcatatatttatatataaataaaaccactttttttttacattagtaattccttttgtgcataaattaattaaagcaacaaaacaacctgaagatccggttcggagccgaaagagccggctctttttagtgagccgaaccgaaagagccggttctctaaaaagagtcGAAAATCCCGTCACtagtccctggctctctttctctctctctccctcccgctctgttcctgtgctactgcgactgtaactaccgcccctcccccttCTGCCCAGCTCAAAGCACAACGCTCGCATGACGAGtgaatggggaaaaaagtacgagagagagggtgagagaacggggaaaaaaaaccccacggcTCTCGATAAGGAGCTGGCTCGCGTTGCTCAcatcaaagatccggctctaagagccatttcatTCGCGCAGGACGCACAGATAAAGGTTATACCGTCTTTACTGTGATTCCTTAGTTTAACAGCACAGTACAGCAACCACAGGCTTACAGAGCGGTGAGGGGGGTGTGGTCTGTGAACAGAACATATACAGAATACTGAATGTAATTTTTGGATTTGTTATTTTATAATTGTCATTTGTATTGATATTATATTAAGAAACATAATAATTTATGTTTGGAAGTATATAGTTGcatattgaaagaatgtctcatcctaggaggtctgtaacaactctgtgtagcatgaaaaggggagtgcgttcactcctcttcagagtgttctggcatagatcacgcACGTCCTAGGGTCCTGGGAAAGGTCATATCTTCTCTTtatgatatatggtatagcaaacacacatatatctggttaagtataagagACTTTTGTTTAGATATCCCGCTAGACTCCTGGGGAGTCTTCGCAGGATCacatcttcacacacacacacacacacacttacacaacgcacagacaaggtactctttgttcacatgtatacctatgtaagacgtcatatgttcatgaacctatgcatattcatgtaaccacaacaAAAGGAGTGCTACAGGTAACCTGACTGAGGTCaggtctccctcatgcatgagtaacacaaagaactttgcctgcttgtgtcttgctttgctgtttAGTTGAATTCCCTCAGTTCCAGCAGCGGGTTTGTGCTAGACAGACCCACCATTATTAAATATCTAAGTCATGAATTATGATTCATTAACTTTCTTCGAATCTAACCAGAACTGCAAATGGAAATTCCAATATGAACATCAGCATACATCTGCAAGTTTCATACACTACTCCCAAACCCTTACAGCACATGACATTGTGCTGTAAGGGTTTGTTATGTGACAGTTATGTGACAGATCATAACTGCCTTTAAATTTGTATAATTAATAGTAATTgtatatttattaaatgtattttgctgATAATGTTAATTCTGCTATAAGCTACTAAAATGTTTTACccatttgaaatattttaatgtcTTGCTTCATATTTTTACACCAACCTTTattaaaactgatttattttttacgaaacaagaaagaaatacACACGTGTACATTTAAAGCAAAACTTAAGCTTTAGGAAGACAAAGTTAAAGACAGAAATTAAATGAGGATCTTATATTatctaaaaatatatttgaaaaaaatgtaacattaaaaacgttaaaaaaagagcaaagacaacaaaaagtttaaaaaagtaaGAGTATAATAGATAAGAATGAATGCATGACCTGGCACATGACACCAAATATGTAAAATCCTATATTATTAGGTTTatgtgccccagggcagctgtggctacaactgtagcttgcctccatcagtgtgtgaatgtgagagtgaatgaatagtggaattgtaaagtgctttgagggtctcgaaaagcacTAAATAAATGCAATCGATtaacattatcatcatcatcatcattattattatctccAGTATTCGTTGTACCTAACAGTAAGACAAAATTTTGCAGTCGACTGCTTCAAGTTTCACAGCATTTATATTTGTGAAAAGCAGTTTACACATGAGGTTTATCCTGGTATAaccctatttttttttcagttttatgcaTTAGTGTTTGTTCATAACAAAATACCAAAGAGTTCATTTATAAAGAGAATTCAAATTATAATGTACAACTATCTATGAAATGTGTGGATATCGATTAGAATTTTATTAAAATGGAACAATAAAACTGTAATGTTTTTTGTGACTAAAAGAGCGCAACTCTCTTTTGACTCTGAAACACATTTCTCCTTGTATGCAGTTGTTATTAATCATATGACTACTAGAGGTCAAAAAAggacatttaaaattatgtcACTCGGTCTCTCAACCAATTTCTGCTCCTGTGTTAATCTGGCGATGACAACCAACCATCTTCTGTAGAACAAATAAAATTCATCTTGtctgtagtctaaggagcttggaaagaaaagcttctggacttctttaagttgcttgaagtcgtttcacctctcatccgagaagctttcACAGTTCTACGGTCAGATGGTGGatagtcccagatttaaaccctgtgggagtcccccccccccaaagaggtacaaaaggaccccctgatgatcctcgtcctaatcacatgagccaaggtgtgaaagcgggtgtgggtcacaatcagccagggtttcaggtgagctcattgtgaagcctggccccaccctatcatgtgatttcctgaggtcagatggcccaggatgtgagtgggcattaaggggtctgggaagggatctcaaaattggattatagatggcagacagttggtgtcgtaaaccaccgcctctgttcaaagatggtcgctcacagtggacgtaaatggcctcTTTTACTCCTCTGCTTGAAGactgaaacatcttcaagcaacttcaagaagtccagacgcttttctttccaagctccttagactacaatgacctggatgactgagaacctttgCAGACACATCTTGTCTTTACTTTAGCTGCTGTTGTGGATTTGCTTTCATTCATGTAATATGTCCTGTAGTACTTGTTTCAATGTTAGAGACTGTAAATGTGTTACTTTTTGAACTGTGACATTATTAATTTAAGCAGACATTTATCAGTGTTTGTTAAGGTTTACATTTATGCCTCTGAATTCTCCCTCTGTGTTTGAGTTTTCTTTATAGTATCTTCTaactcattcttcttctttgcGATTACATCAACCACATACGATACTGAAtttatttgtgtttccttttcatctatttctttttcaatgtttttcttcattgttttaaaattagttgtctcttcttcatttattttgtcaAATTTTAGGCTTTCTTGGTCTGCcggttttttattattttttaccagCCGACTCTGATTTTCATTTTGCTGTTTCTGTAGATCACGCAGTGTCTTTTTAAGTTCATGAATATCATTGTCTAAATCATATTTATGAGCCATTAAAAATTGAACCACCACTATcaattcagttttgtctttctcttcttttttaatcCGAGCATTGATGTTTTCTTGATCTATATTAAAGTCGACAGTGTCAACATCTTTTGTGAGatgatgtgtttctgttctctCCTCAGTGAAGACCTGATCAGTtcttgtgtttctgtctgttgtagaaaaaaaaacaattaaattgaCAGACATATGTTATgccaacattttttaaagatattttttaGTCACTTTTTCCAACAAGAAACTGTACCTTGACATTTGGAACGATATTTCCACACAACAAAGACAACTGCAAGAATAAGCAGGACTATCACAACTACACTTATGGCGATGTGACCAGCAGAACTACATGAAGAGTTAAATAAATCACCTGTAATGAGAACACCCAGAATATCAACAAGCAGACTGAAgcaattttacacacacacacacacacacacacacaaaaaaaaaaaaatacatatgacTAAATAACGTGTTTTTTACCAGGaacatgtatgtgtgtctctctgctctgGTTGGTGTTCCTCTGTTGGACTCTGCAGGTGATGTTGTTGCTGTGTCTCTTCTCCACAGTCACTCTGCTGCTGACAGTATAGAGGTCATCAGGACCTCTGAGGGTCTCTGTAGGTCCAGCAGAGAGGAGGTTTCCCTCACCGTCcaaccacagcagctcaggcTCTGGATACCAGCCTGCAGACTCACACTGCAACACTACTTTACTGCTGTCCTCACTATTTCCCATTACAGTGATGATAAGTGATGAAACTACACCTAATGATTAGGAAAGGAGAAAACACATTGGTAACTATAACTAGTAGCAACACTACAGAGCCAAGATTAAAATTATTGCAATCACCAATTGTATTTAAAGCACTTAACAGTGACACGAAAAACACTAACTTCTATAATGTCCtggcataaaaaaaataagctgCTGACATTCATGCGGAGCCTTCTTTAAcatatcctcctgagaaccagcctatttatttatttcctctaTCATTGGCATTTGTTCTTTGTCAAtatcttttgacttattttaGCTACAAAGATGCAGGAAATCACAAAAAGAGTTTATTGGGATGATTCCTTTTTCATTGGTTCTCAGGAAGATGTACCTTGACTGTAAACAGTCAAGCAACTGTAATGGCACTACATAATCAATGTATttttagttcaattcaattcagcttCAGCACAAAATCGCAACACCAGCCATCTCAAGGTGCTATATATTGCCAAGGCAGAGACATTTTAATACTAAagggaaaaccccaacaatccgaTGATTCCCTATGatcaagcacttggcaacagtgggaaggaaaatttccctttaaacaggaagaaacctccagtaaAACCAGGTTCAAGTAGGGGCAGCGATCTGCCATAACTGGCTGAGGATGATGGGAAGAAGGCAGGGAAAGATACACATTATAAGATCCTTATACTGTCCTCCACTGTTCCGTAAAAAAACCATAAGCAACGTAATTTGTGTGTTACCGATACGCATGAATACTTAAAGGTAGCCGTGTTACAGGCGCTGTTCGAGGAAAAAAGCATTTAaagtatgtatttttgtatgttacCATAACGTTTATGTTACCAAGTTTAATGTTACCTTACggattaaattaaatgttaaaaatcctcacgtgtaatatttctgtgtagATATCTCATATTACAAGTGAAACGCACAacattgattttctttctaaaagtAGAGCATGCAGCTTTTAAACAGGTGTACTCTGTAGTCCAGGATTTACGGTACACACCCATTAACAGCCCCTCACACTCAGTTGTTTGCATTTgctcttgctcagatctctgctGTGTAGTGATGTGCGGACCGATACTGAAATATCAATTCCTCCGATACCAGTCATTTATATTCTAGAATCCATTCTCacattaaaatatcgatattttagtaatttggGGTAAATTAgtagtttatcattaacaggaacacattggaaagaaactatatcaTTTAGATTGTCTACATtggaaggaactacttcctcttccgACTTTCATAGTCATGTGTGAaatacggctgtataaatgtgtcgcAGCCCCTTGGCGTGcgcactcacaacaatggctgagTGTAAAAGGAGTCATGTGCACAcgtattttacctccacaaacagccaaGACGCGGTCTGCGATACATGTGGCCAGACAGTGAGGTGTTGTGGCAACACCACTAACCTtgtcaaacacctcagagtaaatcatatcacagaatatgacAAGTGTATGTTGAGgtgaactgaagaggaggacagGGACAAGTGCTGCTAGGGCAAGACAGACGTCTCTCAGGCAACATGCTCAAATAGTgcacaacttcagttttttttttatttctatatgataaTTCTGCAAGTGATAAGAACAAGTTATCTGATGTCCTAAAATCATTATGAACCTATAATTTGAGAtacaataaaagataaaatttaaaaaaattaagtttttgtacaaagtatcggtatcggatcagtatcatcaataccaccctgaattttacttggtatcggattagaaaggaaatcagtggtatcaCACATCACTAGCTCTGTGTGCTCACAGACATCTGCCGACCTGCTCTCAGTGTGTCGTTTGCACTCACAACATCTTTGCTTCATGCACGCTCAACTTTCTTTACACCGCTATTagtgtgccacaaaaccaagcAATCACAGAGTTGGATGGAAAAAATTCTCATTGGCTATTTTGGTCTCCAATAGGCTCACTAGCTAATGTAGCCAAACCGAGACAAATATCCCAGAATACATTTCATCTGAAACTCAAACAAGGCAGTTACGGAGGAACGCAGAGTGGCGGAGTttaaaatattactctttctcgatcacaaaataaactttaagatattttcagacgAGAATGTTGCTGTGAAAACTTAtttgctcgatttatcaagacatcacatatttacaAAGGTGCTCTAACATTTTCGGCTGACCGGGTGGTCAAGAGGCAAACTCCTGGCACAGCGTTTTCACAGCGGGggtctttcgctactcgggTTAAACATGGTATATAAATCAGTTAGAtaacttctaaatgttaatgtttggtttatttcagtgtttgatttttttccagactaaatcggtttggctgagatgaaAGTTCAGCTTCCTAACTGGACCGTTTTATTTAATACTGAAGTCTTACTTGGAGAGCTGATAGCAACAATTAGAATTcacttgtttcattgttaaacAATTGTTAAACTCTCATTTAAcaatagttttagttttttgggATTCAATATATACATAATAACACAACAGAATGTAACAAAACCAGAGCAAAATGTTGTTTACAAGGAAAACTGATTCATATAAACATGAGTTGCCTTGGCTGAAATTGTAAAATAGAATAAGCAGGCCAATATGTGTCTTTTAGCTGAGAAAACAGCTTGACTTCATCTAAAATTATAGATGAATAATTTCCTCTTTCAGTGATGACATGCTAATTTTTCTTAGCAGTTTGTCATCATTTTGAGCACAAATATTGACTCTACTCTCATTAAACATTGTCATTGGTTTGATTTTAGTGCTATACCATATGTtcttttgcacatatttaaaaaataatagcgCAGCATGGTATGTTTATTTTACGCTTATGATTTTATAATAGTAACATTGTATTTTTCTAAAGTAAATAATGACTgcttatatttctaacattagATATCATCTTGAGCTTTCTGTACAAGGATTATATCTCCACTTACCAACAACAAGCTCAACACTGGCTTGTCCACTAAGTGCAGGACTGAAGCATTTGTATGATCCCCTATCTGACAGTTTCACTTTGGAGAGTTTTAATGAAATGTCTCCGAGCTTCAGGTTGTTAATGGGTAGTGACGTTCTTTCCATGtaggcttcattttttttattcacgaGCTCCACACCGTCACGCCAAACATGGACAAATCTGGGTGTGAGGTCGGATCTTGTCCACTCTACTGTCATATCGGCAGCATTCACAGCAGGATCCAGATGACACGGTAAGACAGTGTCATCACCAACTATTGCCACAACTGGGTCAGATGGACCAACCACCTGAGACACACCTAAAGGAAAATTACAAATACGtgttaaacatgttaaaaaaaagggtTCAGAAGTCCAGGTGATGTAACCCTTTtatatttgctgttttagcCTATGACATAAATTAAATGGCGAATTTCAtcaataacagaaatatttgtgTAATTAATAGATTAAGAtttgttgcataattttgtAACTCCATAAAGATAAGACTTATTTACCTCCACAAAAGTGTgctaagtgaaagaaaaaaatagagtgatgaaaaagaaagacacaGATGGTCCCAAGTGGCATTTTACAGCATCGTCCATCCTTCAGGCGAAACATTGTAGAAGTTCGAAgactaaaatgaaaaatatggtaaaaaaaaaaaaaaaattcacaaaaggcacataaaatttaaaattattcatACAAATACTCACTATAAACAATTATGATTTGGCTTTTCACAT
The sequence above is a segment of the Oreochromis aureus strain Israel breed Guangdong linkage group 3, ZZ_aureus, whole genome shotgun sequence genome. Coding sequences within it:
- the LOC116330720 gene encoding butyrophilin subfamily 3 member A2-like; this translates as MFRLKDGRCCKMPLGTICVFLFHHSIFFFHLAHFCGGVSQVVGPSDPVVAIVGDDTVLPCHLDPAVNAADMTVEWTRSDLTPRFVHVWRDGVELVNKKNEAYMERTSLPINNLKLGDISLKLSKVKLSDRGSYKCFSPALSGQASVELVVGVVSSLIITVMGNSEDSSKVVLQCESAGWYPEPELLWLDGEGNLLSAGPTETLRGPDDLYTVSSRVTVEKRHSNNITCRVQQRNTNQSRETHIHVPGDLFNSSCSSAGHIAISVVVIVLLILAVVFVVWKYRSKCQDRNTRTDQVFTEERTETHHLTKDVDTVDFNIDQENINARIKKEEKDKTELIVVVQFLMAHKYDLDNDIHELKKTLRDLQKQQNENQSRLVKNNKKPADQESLKFDKINEEETTNFKTMKKNIEKEIDEKETQINSVSYVVDVIAKKKNELEDTIKKTQTQRENSEA